Proteins found in one Paraburkholderia caballeronis genomic segment:
- a CDS encoding ABC transporter substrate-binding protein codes for MKRPPFDLPCIEALRARAGAHGNPAIDAFLAGRVTRRELLRHASVLGLALAGSGLASTPAAQAQTQQQQPTDQTIRVAHLMPAGAIDPLTVTDAGGLCLLNQTGEFLLNDDADNQLQPALALSWQPNAKADVWTFRLRPGVKFHDGQPFGARDVVATFDRLADPATGSAALSVLKGVLSKGGTRAVDAHTVAFHLDAPNGNFPYYVSSDNYNAVLLPANYAGDYEKTFIGTGPLRFESYRARRGASFVRNPDYWGDKALPQRVQFTFYADEQAQLLALLGNDADAMGTFTVQGGIGILDDPHFKVLGVRSSAHRQIHMRNDVPAFRDKRVRQALALAIDRDVLARGLFRGRASVGNDSPFAPVFPSTATDVPQRRIDVAKARRLLAEAGVANGFDVTLTTEKYMEIPELAVIVQNAAKAIGVRIGLRIESQAQYYGAGAYGRSDWLDAPLGITDYGHRGVPNVFLNAPLTSGGTWNAAHFRNPQYDRLVAQFVAALDLVEQKRIAAQIETLLLDETPVIIPYFYDQLIAQRAALQGVRFTALAQLYFDRAVLAA; via the coding sequence ATGAAACGTCCGCCGTTCGATCTGCCCTGCATCGAAGCCTTGCGCGCGCGAGCCGGCGCGCACGGCAACCCTGCGATCGACGCGTTCCTCGCCGGCCGCGTCACGCGCCGCGAACTGCTGCGGCACGCGAGCGTGCTCGGCCTCGCGCTCGCGGGCAGCGGCCTCGCGTCGACACCCGCCGCACAAGCCCAAACACAGCAGCAGCAGCCGACCGACCAGACGATCCGCGTCGCGCACCTGATGCCCGCCGGCGCGATCGACCCGCTGACCGTCACCGACGCGGGCGGCCTGTGCCTGCTGAACCAGACCGGCGAATTCCTGCTCAACGACGACGCGGACAACCAGCTTCAACCGGCGCTGGCGCTGTCGTGGCAACCGAACGCGAAAGCGGACGTCTGGACGTTCCGGCTGCGGCCCGGCGTGAAGTTTCACGACGGCCAGCCGTTCGGCGCGCGCGACGTCGTCGCGACGTTCGACCGGCTCGCGGACCCGGCGACCGGCTCGGCCGCGCTGTCGGTGCTGAAGGGCGTGCTGTCGAAAGGCGGCACGCGGGCGGTCGATGCGCATACGGTCGCGTTCCATCTCGACGCGCCGAACGGCAACTTCCCGTACTACGTGTCATCGGACAACTACAACGCAGTGCTGCTGCCCGCGAACTACGCGGGCGATTACGAAAAGACCTTCATCGGCACCGGCCCGCTGCGCTTCGAGAGCTACCGGGCGCGGCGCGGCGCGAGTTTCGTGCGCAATCCCGACTACTGGGGCGACAAGGCGCTGCCGCAGCGCGTGCAGTTCACGTTCTATGCCGACGAGCAGGCGCAGTTGCTCGCGCTGCTCGGCAACGACGCGGACGCAATGGGCACGTTCACCGTGCAGGGCGGCATCGGCATCCTCGACGATCCGCACTTCAAGGTGCTCGGCGTGCGATCGAGCGCGCACCGGCAGATCCACATGCGCAACGACGTGCCGGCATTCCGCGACAAACGCGTGCGCCAGGCGCTCGCGCTCGCGATCGACCGCGACGTGCTCGCGCGCGGGCTGTTTCGCGGCCGTGCGTCGGTCGGCAACGACAGCCCGTTCGCGCCGGTGTTTCCGTCGACCGCGACCGACGTGCCGCAACGCCGGATCGACGTCGCGAAGGCACGCCGCCTGCTGGCCGAGGCGGGCGTCGCGAACGGCTTCGACGTGACGCTGACGACCGAGAAGTACATGGAGATACCGGAGCTTGCGGTGATCGTGCAGAACGCGGCGAAGGCGATCGGCGTGCGCATCGGGCTGCGCATCGAGAGCCAGGCGCAGTATTACGGCGCGGGCGCCTACGGCCGGTCGGACTGGCTCGACGCGCCGCTCGGCATCACCGATTACGGCCATCGCGGCGTGCCGAACGTGTTCCTCAATGCGCCGCTGACGAGCGGCGGCACGTGGAACGCCGCGCACTTCAGGAATCCGCAATATGACCGGCTCGTCGCGCAGTTCGTCGCGGCGCTCGACCTCGTCGAGCAGAAGCGCATCGCCGCGCAGATCGAAACGCTGCTGCTCGACGAAACGCCGGTCATCATCCCGTACTTCTACGACCAGTTGATCGCGCAGCGCGCGGCGCTGCAAGGCGTGCGCTTCACCGCGCTCGCGCAGCTGTATTTCGACCGCGCGGTGCTCGCGGCCTGA
- the clpS gene encoding ATP-dependent Clp protease adapter ClpS, translating to MAIIPDKQDGTVLERQEQKAKPPSMYKVVLMNDDYTPMEFVVMVVQEYFNKDRETATQIMLKVHREGRGVCGVYTRDIASTKVEQVVTHARQAGHPLQCVMEEA from the coding sequence ATGGCGATTATCCCGGACAAGCAGGACGGCACCGTACTGGAGAGGCAGGAGCAAAAGGCCAAGCCGCCCTCCATGTACAAGGTCGTGCTGATGAACGACGACTACACGCCGATGGAATTCGTCGTGATGGTAGTGCAGGAATATTTCAACAAAGACCGCGAGACCGCAACGCAGATCATGCTGAAGGTGCATCGCGAGGGCAGGGGAGTTTGTGGGGTCTATACGCGGGATATCGCGTCGACCAAGGTTGAGCAAGTCGTTACCCATGCACGGCAGGCCGGGCATCCGCTGCAGTGTGTGATGGAGGAAGCATGA
- the icd gene encoding NADP-dependent isocitrate dehydrogenase yields the protein MPYQHIKVPTGGDKITVNADYSLNVSDQPIIPYIEGDGTGFDITPVMIKVVDAAVEKAYGGKRKIHWMEIYAGEKATKVYGPDVWLPDETLDVLKEYVVSIKGPLTTPVGGGIRSLNVALRQQLDLYVCLRPVQYFKGVPSPVREPEKTNMVIFRENSEDIYAGIEWAADSEGAKKVIKFLREEMGVTKIRFPETSGIGIKPVSREGTERLVRKALQYVIDNDRRSLTLVHKGNIMKFTEGAFRDYGYELAQKEFGAELIDGGPWMKFKNPKTGNEIVVKDVIADAFLQQILLRPAEYDVIATLNLNGDYVSDALAAQVGGIGIAPGANLSDSVAMFEATHGTAPKYAGKDYVNPGSEILSAEMMLRHLGWTEAADRIIASMEKSILQKRVTYDFARLMEGATQVSCSGFGQVLIENM from the coding sequence ATGCCGTATCAGCACATCAAGGTTCCGACGGGCGGTGACAAGATCACCGTCAATGCGGATTACTCGCTCAACGTTTCCGATCAGCCGATCATCCCTTACATCGAAGGCGACGGCACCGGCTTCGACATCACCCCGGTGATGATCAAGGTGGTCGACGCGGCGGTCGAAAAGGCATACGGCGGCAAGCGCAAGATCCACTGGATGGAAATCTACGCCGGCGAAAAGGCGACCAAGGTCTACGGTCCGGACGTGTGGCTGCCGGACGAAACGCTCGACGTGCTGAAGGAATACGTCGTGTCGATCAAGGGTCCGCTGACGACCCCGGTCGGCGGCGGCATCCGCTCGCTGAACGTCGCGCTGCGCCAGCAGCTCGACCTGTACGTCTGCCTGCGCCCGGTGCAGTACTTCAAGGGCGTGCCGTCGCCGGTGCGCGAGCCGGAAAAGACCAACATGGTGATCTTCCGCGAGAACTCGGAAGACATCTACGCGGGCATCGAGTGGGCGGCCGACTCGGAAGGCGCGAAGAAGGTCATCAAGTTCCTGCGCGAAGAAATGGGCGTGACGAAGATCCGCTTCCCGGAAACGTCGGGCATCGGCATCAAGCCGGTTTCGCGCGAAGGCACGGAACGTCTGGTCCGCAAGGCGCTTCAGTATGTGATCGACAATGACCGTCGTTCGCTGACGCTCGTCCACAAGGGCAACATCATGAAGTTCACCGAAGGCGCGTTCCGCGACTACGGCTATGAACTCGCGCAGAAGGAATTCGGCGCGGAACTGATCGACGGCGGCCCGTGGATGAAGTTCAAGAACCCGAAGACGGGCAACGAGATCGTCGTGAAGGACGTGATCGCCGACGCGTTCCTCCAGCAGATCCTGCTGCGTCCGGCCGAGTACGACGTGATCGCGACGCTGAACCTGAACGGCGACTACGTGTCGGACGCGCTGGCCGCACAGGTTGGCGGCATCGGCATCGCGCCGGGCGCGAACCTGTCGGATTCGGTCGCGATGTTCGAAGCGACGCACGGCACGGCGCCGAAGTACGCGGGCAAGGACTACGTGAACCCGGGTTCGGAAATCCTGTCGGCTGAAATGATGCTGCGCCACCTCGGCTGGACCGAAGCGGCCGACCGCATCATCGCGTCGATGGAGAAGTCGATCCTGCAGAAGCGCGTCACGTACGACTTCGCGCGTCTGATGGAAGGCGCGACGCAAGTGTCGTGCTCGGGCTTCGGTCAGGTGCTGATCGAGAATATGTAA
- a CDS encoding pseudouridine synthase, which produces MRLIALNKPFGTICQFSPHETRASLADWVKTPGVYPAGRLDADSEGLLLLTDDGALQARIAEPRRKLVKRYWAQVEGEPDRAALDALERGVDLGDFVTQPCRVKRIGEPDALWPRDPPIRHRASIPTTWIELAISEGKNRQVRRMTAAAGFPTLRLVRVAIGALDIFTLGLQPGDCVNVPPDSPWQSREAMPRALK; this is translated from the coding sequence ATGCGCCTCATTGCCCTCAACAAACCGTTCGGCACGATCTGCCAGTTTTCGCCGCACGAAACGCGCGCTTCGCTCGCGGACTGGGTGAAGACGCCGGGCGTCTATCCGGCCGGCCGTCTCGACGCGGACAGCGAAGGGCTGTTGCTGCTCACCGACGACGGCGCACTCCAGGCCCGCATCGCGGAACCGCGCCGCAAGCTCGTCAAACGCTACTGGGCGCAGGTCGAGGGCGAACCCGATCGCGCGGCGCTCGACGCGCTCGAACGCGGCGTCGATCTCGGCGACTTCGTCACGCAGCCGTGCCGCGTAAAACGCATCGGCGAACCCGACGCGTTGTGGCCGCGCGATCCGCCGATCCGCCATCGCGCGTCGATCCCGACGACATGGATCGAACTCGCGATCAGCGAAGGCAAGAACCGCCAGGTGCGCCGGATGACCGCCGCGGCCGGATTTCCGACGCTGCGTCTCGTGCGCGTCGCGATCGGCGCGCTCGACATCTTTACGCTCGGCCTGCAACCGGGCGACTGCGTCAACGTGCCTCCCGATTCTCCGTGGCAGTCGCGCGAAGCCATGCCGCGCGCGCTCAAGTGA
- a CDS encoding multicopper oxidase family protein, whose product MIRREFLVRGLGAAAASMFARSVFAQAAAQSMPMGDMPMHGMHDMHDMASMSGGMSMQSPLAAPDALPSGAPLPALRRLANESREPGLFRATLVAQPVVRQLLSGQPATQFWQYGDDDGGPVIGPLIDVNEGDTVEIRFVNRLPQPSTIHWHGLPVPPDQDGNPSDPVAPGATRVYRFTLPAGSAGTYWYHPHPHMLAAEQVFRGLAGPIVVRAADDPLAGWPERHLLVSDLKLSADGTIPANGMMDWMNGREGQFVLVNGALRPRFDVNGTERWRVWNACSARYLRLTLGVGQTFDQIGTDGGLLQTPRRGLTELLLAPAERVELIVRAGAQPAQVSLIDAQYDRRKMTMARGRFVPPDADRVLADIRLTPAADARELPARLRTIVPFGPAAAQRSVVFDEAMDMHAMHQPGASAGGMPRGMKFMVNGSVFDPARITLTSRRGEVEHWTIENRTDMDHPFHLHGAQFQVISREADGKRAAEPFLAWRDTVNVRPGESVRIAVVQREAGDRMFHCHILEHESLGMMGTLRVV is encoded by the coding sequence ATGATCCGCAGAGAATTTCTGGTTCGCGGCCTCGGCGCGGCCGCCGCGTCGATGTTCGCGCGCAGCGTATTCGCGCAGGCCGCCGCGCAGTCGATGCCGATGGGCGACATGCCGATGCACGGGATGCACGACATGCACGATATGGCGTCGATGTCGGGCGGCATGTCGATGCAGTCGCCGCTCGCGGCGCCCGACGCGTTGCCGTCCGGCGCGCCGCTGCCCGCGCTGCGCAGGCTCGCGAACGAAAGCCGCGAGCCCGGTTTGTTCCGCGCGACGCTCGTGGCGCAACCGGTCGTGCGTCAGTTGCTGTCAGGTCAGCCGGCGACGCAGTTCTGGCAATACGGCGACGACGATGGCGGCCCGGTGATCGGACCGCTGATCGACGTGAACGAAGGCGACACGGTCGAGATCCGTTTCGTGAACCGCCTGCCGCAGCCGTCGACGATTCACTGGCATGGCCTGCCGGTGCCGCCGGACCAGGACGGCAATCCGTCCGATCCGGTCGCGCCCGGCGCGACGCGCGTGTACCGCTTCACATTGCCGGCCGGCAGCGCGGGTACCTACTGGTATCACCCGCATCCGCACATGCTCGCCGCCGAGCAGGTGTTTCGCGGACTCGCGGGGCCGATCGTCGTGCGCGCGGCCGACGATCCGCTCGCCGGCTGGCCCGAGCGTCATCTGCTCGTGTCCGACCTGAAGCTGTCGGCCGACGGCACGATCCCGGCGAACGGCATGATGGACTGGATGAACGGGCGCGAAGGCCAGTTCGTGCTGGTCAACGGCGCGCTGCGGCCGCGCTTCGACGTGAACGGCACGGAACGCTGGCGCGTATGGAACGCGTGCAGCGCGCGTTATCTGCGGCTCACGCTCGGCGTCGGACAGACGTTCGACCAGATCGGCACCGACGGCGGCCTGCTGCAGACGCCGCGTCGCGGGCTCACCGAACTGCTGCTCGCGCCGGCCGAGCGTGTGGAACTGATCGTGCGCGCCGGCGCGCAGCCCGCGCAGGTGTCGCTGATCGACGCGCAGTACGACCGGCGCAAGATGACGATGGCGCGCGGCCGTTTCGTGCCGCCGGACGCGGACCGCGTGCTGGCCGACATTCGCCTGACGCCGGCGGCCGACGCGCGCGAACTGCCCGCGCGGCTGCGCACGATCGTGCCGTTCGGGCCGGCGGCCGCGCAGCGGTCGGTCGTGTTCGACGAGGCGATGGACATGCACGCGATGCATCAACCGGGCGCGTCGGCGGGCGGGATGCCGCGCGGCATGAAGTTCATGGTGAACGGCAGCGTGTTCGATCCGGCTCGCATCACGCTGACGAGCCGGCGTGGTGAAGTCGAGCACTGGACGATCGAGAATCGCACCGATATGGATCACCCGTTTCACCTGCATGGCGCACAGTTCCAGGTGATCTCGCGCGAAGCGGACGGCAAGCGGGCGGCGGAACCGTTTCTCGCGTGGCGCGACACGGTGAACGTGCGGCCCGGCGAATCGGTGCGGATTGCGGTGGTTCAGCGCGAGGCGGGGGACCGCATGTTTCACTGCCACATTCTGGAGCACGAATCGCTCGGAATGATGGGCACGCTGCGAGTGGTTTAA
- a CDS encoding HoxN/HupN/NixA family nickel/cobalt transporter, producing the protein MKPALSLRSRIVPLYAGLILANVAAWAWALIAFRHYPLLLGTALLAYGFGLRHAVDADHIAAIDAVTRKLMQQGKRPLGVGLAFSLGHSTIVIAATTGIALTALSLHGRFDEFHAVGSTIGTLVSASFLLVLAGVNLVILRDVWRRYRQVQRGGDAALAAATAPAPAGLLSRALRPLFALVTKSWHMYPVGVLFGLGFDTATEIGLLAIAAAEAGKGLPLYSILVFPALFTAGMTLVDSTDNVLMVHAYGWAMDDPKRKLYYNASITFVSALVAIAIGGVEALGLLSDKLGLSGGAWSVVADLNDRFGELGYGIVAAFIACWIGSVLFHRWRRPASATTR; encoded by the coding sequence ATGAAGCCCGCCTTGTCGCTCCGCTCCCGCATCGTCCCGCTGTATGCCGGCCTGATTCTCGCCAACGTCGCCGCATGGGCGTGGGCGCTGATCGCGTTCCGCCACTATCCGCTGCTGCTCGGCACCGCGCTGCTCGCGTACGGCTTCGGGCTGCGCCATGCGGTCGACGCGGACCACATCGCCGCGATCGACGCCGTGACCCGCAAGCTGATGCAGCAGGGCAAGCGGCCGCTCGGCGTCGGCCTCGCGTTCTCGCTCGGCCACTCGACGATCGTGATCGCGGCGACCACCGGCATCGCGCTGACCGCGCTGTCGCTGCACGGCCGCTTCGACGAATTCCACGCGGTCGGCTCGACGATCGGCACGCTGGTGTCGGCCAGCTTCCTGCTCGTGCTCGCGGGCGTGAACCTCGTGATCCTGCGCGACGTGTGGCGCCGCTACCGTCAGGTGCAGCGCGGCGGCGACGCGGCGCTGGCCGCCGCGACGGCGCCCGCGCCGGCCGGCCTGCTGTCGCGCGCGCTGCGGCCGCTGTTCGCGCTGGTCACGAAAAGCTGGCACATGTACCCGGTCGGCGTGCTGTTCGGGCTGGGCTTCGACACCGCGACCGAGATCGGGCTGCTCGCGATCGCGGCCGCCGAGGCGGGCAAGGGGCTGCCGCTCTATTCGATCCTCGTGTTCCCCGCGCTCTTCACCGCCGGCATGACGCTCGTCGATTCGACCGACAACGTGCTGATGGTCCACGCGTACGGCTGGGCGATGGACGACCCGAAGCGCAAGCTGTACTACAACGCGAGCATCACGTTCGTGTCCGCGCTCGTCGCGATCGCGATCGGCGGCGTCGAGGCGCTCGGGCTGCTGTCCGACAAGCTCGGCCTGAGCGGCGGCGCATGGAGCGTCGTCGCGGACCTGAACGACCGCTTCGGCGAACTCGGTTATGGGATCGTCGCCGCGTTCATCGCGTGCTGGATCGGGTCGGTGCTGTTCCATCGCTGGCGGCGGCCGGCCAGCGCCACTACGCGCTGA
- a CDS encoding DUF192 domain-containing protein → MRFSLRSLIARCALATVLPLAALSFAAGAAHAQQMPPGAKQPGEFPRVKLTAGMFVIDAAVAANDADREQGLMYRSQLAPNEGMLFVFGENAVHCFWMKNTLIPLSIAFIRADGTITDIDEMQAETTDNHCPRNNGVYALEMSKGWFAAKGIKPGTKIQGLPPAQ, encoded by the coding sequence GTGCGATTTTCCCTGCGCTCGCTCATCGCGCGCTGCGCGCTGGCTACCGTCCTGCCGCTCGCCGCTCTCTCGTTCGCGGCCGGCGCCGCGCATGCGCAACAGATGCCGCCCGGCGCGAAGCAGCCCGGCGAATTTCCGCGCGTGAAGCTCACCGCCGGCATGTTCGTGATCGACGCCGCGGTCGCCGCGAACGACGCGGATCGCGAACAGGGGCTGATGTACCGCTCACAGCTCGCGCCGAACGAAGGGATGCTGTTCGTGTTCGGCGAAAACGCGGTGCACTGCTTCTGGATGAAGAACACGCTGATCCCGCTGTCGATCGCGTTCATCCGGGCGGACGGCACGATCACCGACATCGACGAGATGCAGGCCGAGACGACCGACAACCACTGCCCGCGCAACAACGGCGTGTATGCGCTCGAAATGAGCAAGGGCTGGTTCGCCGCGAAGGGCATCAAGCCCGGCACGAAGATTCAGGGTCTGCCGCCGGCGCAGTGA
- the fusA gene encoding elongation factor G yields MPRKTPIERYRNIGISAHIDAGKTTTTERILFYTGVNHKIGEVHDGAATMDWMEQEQERGITITSAATTAFWRGMANNYPEHRINIIDTPGHVDFTIEVERSMRVLDGACMVYDSVGGVQPQSETVWRQANKYKVPRIAFVNKMDRVGADFFRVQKQIGERLKGVAVPIQIPVGAEDHFQGVVDLVKMKAIVWDDESQGVKFEYAEIPANLVDLAHEWREKMVEAAAEADETLLEKYLDDHESLTEEEIKGALRKRTIANEIVPMLCGSAFKNKGVQAMLDAVIDYLPSPIDVPAILGHDEHDREIERHPSDDEPFSALAFKIMTDPFVGQLIFFRVYSGVIESGDTVLNAIKEKKERLGRILQMHANERKEIKEVRAGDIAAAVGLKEATTGDTLCDPAHVIILEKMIFPEPVISQAVEPKTKADQEKMGIALNRLAQEDPSFRVQTDEESGQTIISGMGELHLEILVDRMKREFGVEATVGKPQVAYRETVRTKVEDVEGKFVKQSGGRGQYGHAVISLEPQPQGKGYEFVDAIKGGVIPREFIPAVDKGIVETLKSGILAGYPVVDVKVTLTFGSYHDVDSNENAFRMAGSMAFKEAMRRAKPVLLEPMMAVEVETPEDFMGNVMGDLSSRRGIVQGMEDIAGGGGKLVRAEVPLSEMFGYSTSLRSLTQGRATYTMEFKHYAETPQNVADAVINTKRS; encoded by the coding sequence GTGCCCCGCAAGACTCCCATCGAGCGCTATCGCAACATCGGGATCAGCGCCCACATCGACGCCGGCAAGACCACGACGACGGAACGCATCCTGTTCTATACCGGCGTGAATCACAAGATCGGCGAAGTGCACGACGGCGCCGCGACCATGGACTGGATGGAGCAGGAACAGGAACGCGGCATCACGATCACGTCCGCCGCGACCACCGCGTTCTGGCGCGGGATGGCGAACAACTATCCGGAGCACCGGATCAACATCATCGACACGCCGGGCCACGTCGACTTCACGATCGAAGTCGAACGCTCGATGCGCGTGCTCGACGGCGCGTGCATGGTGTACGACTCGGTCGGCGGCGTGCAGCCGCAATCGGAAACCGTGTGGCGCCAGGCGAACAAGTACAAGGTGCCGCGCATCGCGTTCGTGAACAAGATGGACCGCGTCGGCGCGGACTTCTTTCGCGTGCAGAAGCAGATCGGCGAGCGGCTGAAGGGCGTCGCGGTGCCGATCCAGATTCCGGTCGGCGCGGAGGATCACTTCCAGGGCGTCGTCGATCTCGTGAAGATGAAGGCGATCGTCTGGGACGACGAAAGCCAGGGCGTGAAGTTCGAGTACGCCGAGATCCCGGCGAACCTCGTCGACCTCGCGCACGAGTGGCGCGAGAAGATGGTCGAGGCCGCGGCCGAAGCCGACGAGACGCTGCTCGAAAAGTACCTCGACGATCACGAGAGCCTGACCGAGGAGGAAATCAAGGGCGCGCTGCGCAAACGCACGATCGCGAACGAGATCGTGCCGATGCTGTGCGGCAGCGCGTTCAAGAACAAGGGCGTGCAGGCGATGCTCGACGCGGTGATCGACTATCTGCCGTCGCCGATCGACGTGCCCGCGATCCTCGGCCACGACGAGCACGACCGCGAGATCGAGCGCCATCCGAGCGACGACGAGCCGTTCTCCGCGCTCGCGTTCAAGATCATGACCGACCCGTTCGTCGGGCAGCTGATCTTTTTCCGCGTGTACTCGGGCGTCATCGAATCGGGCGACACGGTGCTGAACGCGATCAAGGAGAAGAAGGAACGGCTCGGCCGGATCCTGCAGATGCACGCGAACGAGCGCAAGGAAATCAAGGAAGTGCGCGCGGGCGACATCGCGGCGGCGGTCGGCCTGAAGGAAGCGACCACGGGCGATACGCTGTGCGATCCGGCGCACGTCATCATCCTCGAAAAGATGATCTTCCCGGAGCCGGTGATCTCGCAGGCGGTCGAGCCGAAAACGAAGGCCGACCAGGAGAAGATGGGCATCGCGCTGAACCGGCTCGCGCAGGAAGACCCGTCGTTCCGCGTGCAGACCGACGAGGAGTCCGGGCAGACGATCATCTCCGGGATGGGCGAGCTGCACCTCGAAATTCTCGTGGACCGGATGAAGCGCGAGTTCGGCGTCGAGGCGACGGTCGGCAAGCCGCAGGTCGCGTATCGCGAGACGGTGCGCACCAAGGTCGAGGACGTCGAGGGCAAGTTCGTCAAGCAGTCGGGCGGCCGCGGCCAGTACGGCCATGCGGTGATCTCGCTCGAACCGCAGCCGCAGGGCAAGGGTTACGAGTTCGTCGACGCGATCAAGGGCGGCGTGATTCCGCGCGAGTTCATCCCGGCCGTGGACAAGGGCATCGTGGAGACGCTGAAGTCCGGCATTCTCGCGGGTTATCCGGTCGTCGACGTGAAGGTGACGCTGACGTTCGGCTCGTACCACGACGTCGATTCGAACGAAAACGCGTTCCGGATGGCCGGCTCGATGGCGTTCAAGGAAGCGATGCGGCGCGCGAAGCCGGTGCTGCTCGAACCGATGATGGCGGTCGAGGTCGAGACGCCCGAGGACTTCATGGGCAACGTGATGGGCGACCTGTCGAGCCGCCGCGGCATCGTGCAGGGGATGGAGGACATCGCGGGCGGCGGCGGCAAGCTGGTGCGCGCCGAAGTGCCGCTGTCCGAAATGTTCGGCTACTCGACGTCGCTGCGTTCGCTGACCCAGGGCCGCGCGACGTACACGATGGAGTTCAAGCACTACGCGGAAACGCCGCAGAACGTCGCGGATGCGGTGATCAACACGAAGCGGTCGTGA
- the cspD gene encoding cold shock domain-containing protein CspD, which produces MATGTVKWFNDAKGFGFITPDEGGEDLFAHFSAIQMNGFKTLKEGQKVSFEVVQGPKGKQASNIQAAA; this is translated from the coding sequence ATGGCAACCGGTACGGTCAAGTGGTTCAACGATGCGAAAGGTTTTGGCTTCATTACGCCGGATGAAGGCGGCGAGGACCTGTTCGCTCACTTTTCGGCTATCCAGATGAATGGCTTCAAGACGCTCAAGGAAGGTCAGAAAGTGAGTTTCGAAGTCGTCCAGGGTCCGAAGGGCAAACAGGCATCGAACATCCAGGCGGCAGCCTGA
- a CDS encoding cupin domain-containing protein, protein MSHDPDHSHDEDEAGDHAEPDWREHGVKVIRGDQLDANTAQTPGMNRAAAINAARVGAQKLWAGTVTIHPNAKTGAHHHGALESVIYVVRGHARMRWGEHLEFTAEAGPGDFIFVPPYVPHQEINASTDDPLECVLVRSDNEAVVVNLNIDAVEQPEAVYWVDPIHRHPHDH, encoded by the coding sequence ATGAGCCACGATCCAGACCATTCGCACGACGAGGACGAGGCCGGCGATCACGCCGAGCCCGACTGGCGCGAGCACGGCGTGAAGGTGATCCGCGGCGACCAGCTCGACGCGAACACCGCGCAGACGCCCGGCATGAACCGCGCGGCCGCGATCAACGCCGCGCGTGTCGGCGCGCAGAAGCTGTGGGCCGGCACGGTGACGATTCATCCGAACGCGAAGACGGGCGCGCATCATCACGGCGCGCTCGAAAGCGTGATCTACGTGGTGCGCGGCCATGCGCGGATGCGCTGGGGCGAGCACCTCGAATTCACCGCCGAGGCCGGTCCCGGCGACTTCATCTTCGTGCCGCCGTACGTGCCGCACCAGGAGATCAACGCGAGCACCGACGATCCGCTCGAATGCGTGCTCGTGCGCAGCGACAACGAGGCGGTCGTCGTGAACCTGAACATCGACGCCGTCGAACAGCCCGAAGCCGTCTACTGGGTCGATCCGATCCATCGCCATCCGCACGACCATTGA